A single genomic interval of Desulfolucanica intricata harbors:
- a CDS encoding HAMP domain-containing histidine kinase translates to MVQIGIRWKLAVIFLTVILVTLFSTNWLILNSLETYYLKGRETNYLTYANIIAGTGRDYLIHGERHLQFLARDYGKQVGARVLFLDDRGKVLIDSFSEGWLVGQVLKHEEVTAALKGKSGTGLHFLSTGERVLYVSVPVVKRKQIIGAVLLSGGIDDLFEALEEIQQKILFLSLISALVAGFLSFFLANALTRPIKELNTVVQKVARGYLHQRVKERGRDELGMLARSFNTMSAQLEKLDRARRDFIANASHELKSPLGSIKALAESLIYSNEKDPAVYKEFLGDINSEIDRLNQLVQELLQLVELEEEGGELRIQNQSVLGIIEHVLKLAKPLALEKNIHLSGDAPKELSWPLNHDLAVRMLLNLVDNSIKYTPPGGRVQIEIFEQDGKLVIIVRDSGEGIPPEDLPHIFDRFYRVDKARARETGGSGLGLAIVQKAVKLHGGIITVDSRLDVGTVFEIKIPRQNAM, encoded by the coding sequence ATGGTGCAAATTGGTATTCGGTGGAAGCTTGCGGTTATTTTTTTAACCGTAATTTTAGTCACACTTTTTTCAACCAACTGGTTAATTCTTAATTCCTTAGAGACGTATTACTTAAAAGGCAGGGAAACTAATTACCTCACTTATGCTAACATTATTGCCGGGACCGGCCGGGACTATCTGATTCATGGGGAGCGCCACCTGCAGTTTTTAGCCCGGGATTATGGAAAACAAGTTGGGGCCAGAGTTCTATTTTTGGATGATCGGGGCAAGGTGTTGATCGATTCTTTTAGCGAAGGCTGGCTTGTGGGACAAGTACTTAAACATGAAGAGGTTACAGCGGCTTTAAAAGGAAAAAGCGGTACGGGGCTTCACTTTCTCAGCACAGGTGAGCGAGTGCTCTATGTGTCTGTTCCGGTCGTAAAAAGGAAGCAAATTATTGGTGCAGTCTTATTATCCGGTGGAATTGATGACCTTTTTGAGGCTCTGGAAGAAATTCAGCAGAAAATTCTGTTTTTATCCCTGATTAGTGCTCTCGTGGCCGGATTTTTGAGTTTTTTTCTGGCTAACGCCCTGACCCGTCCGATTAAGGAACTTAATACTGTCGTACAAAAAGTAGCCCGTGGGTACTTGCACCAGCGGGTAAAGGAACGGGGCCGGGATGAATTGGGCATGCTGGCTCGCTCTTTTAATACCATGAGTGCACAATTGGAAAAATTGGACCGTGCCCGGCGGGATTTTATTGCCAATGCTTCCCATGAGTTAAAGTCACCCCTGGGTTCAATAAAAGCTTTGGCGGAATCATTAATCTACAGCAATGAAAAAGATCCGGCAGTTTACAAAGAGTTTTTAGGGGATATAAATTCGGAAATTGATCGCTTAAACCAGCTGGTTCAGGAATTATTACAGCTTGTAGAACTTGAGGAAGAAGGAGGAGAACTGCGCATCCAAAATCAGTCTGTTTTGGGGATTATCGAACACGTGTTAAAATTAGCAAAACCACTGGCACTGGAGAAGAATATCCATTTATCCGGAGATGCTCCGAAGGAATTAAGTTGGCCGCTGAACCATGACCTGGCTGTGCGCATGCTTCTGAATCTGGTGGATAACAGCATTAAATATACCCCACCCGGCGGCCGGGTGCAAATAGAGATTTTTGAACAAGACGGAAAGTTAGTTATAATAGTTCGTGATTCAGGTGAAGGCATTCCACCGGAAGATTTACCCCACATATTTGACCGCTTTTACCGGGTGGATAAGGCCCGGGCCAGAGAAACCGGTGGCTCCGGTCTTGGCCTGGCAATTGTGCAGAAAGCAGTGAAGCTGCATGGGGGAATTATTACTGTGGACAGCAGATTAGATGTAGGTACAGTTTTTGAAATTAAAATTCCCCGTCAAAATGCGATGTAA
- a CDS encoding response regulator transcription factor has translation MTRILIVDDEKFLVKGLCHSLKQEGYEVLTAYDGLTALELIEENQIDLIILDIMLPKMNGLEVCREIRKNKETPIIMLTAKGEDVDKIIGLELGADDYLAKPFNTRELLARIKAVLKRTKANNSNDKDKVVRVKPLEINGSRRKVTVDGQPVELTSKEFDLLYLLARHPGRVYTRENLLDLVWGSHYYSDLRTVDVHVRRIREKIEKVPNKPELILTKWGVGYYFKEF, from the coding sequence TTGACTCGGATATTAATTGTAGATGATGAAAAATTTTTGGTAAAAGGATTATGTCACAGCTTAAAGCAGGAAGGTTACGAAGTTCTCACTGCTTATGACGGGCTTACAGCTTTGGAATTAATTGAGGAAAATCAGATAGATTTAATAATATTGGATATTATGCTGCCGAAAATGAACGGCTTGGAGGTATGCCGGGAAATCCGGAAAAATAAGGAAACACCAATTATTATGCTTACTGCTAAGGGAGAGGATGTGGATAAAATAATTGGTCTGGAATTGGGAGCAGATGACTATCTTGCGAAACCTTTCAATACCAGGGAACTGCTGGCCCGCATCAAGGCTGTCTTAAAACGTACCAAGGCAAACAACTCTAACGACAAAGATAAGGTAGTCCGCGTCAAGCCTCTCGAAATTAACGGTTCCAGGCGCAAAGTAACTGTGGATGGCCAGCCGGTCGAGCTAACTTCTAAAGAGTTTGACCTTCTATATCTATTAGCCCGGCATCCGGGTCGGGTTTATACCAGAGAAAACCTATTGGATTTGGTTTGGGGGTCCCATTATTACAGTGACCTGCGTACGGTAGATGTACATGTGCGGAGAATTAGAGAAAAAATCGAAAAAGTACCCAATAAACCTGAACTAATCCTGACCAAGTGGGGTGTAGGTTATTATTTTAAGGAGTTTTAG
- the moaC gene encoding cyclic pyranopterin monophosphate synthase MoaC, with protein sequence MPELTHFDARGRARMVDVGGKSDTEREAVARGEIIMQPETLKLIEEGDMSKGDVLGVARVAGIMAAKETGRLIPMAHPIMVTGSGIDFRYRYPDTIEIEARVRTTGKTGVEMEALTAVSVAALTIYDMCKAVDKGMTIQNVRLILKTGGKSGKFEREGEIAWE encoded by the coding sequence TTGCCGGAACTAACTCATTTTGACGCCCGAGGGCGGGCCCGCATGGTAGATGTGGGCGGTAAGTCCGATACTGAACGGGAAGCTGTGGCCAGGGGTGAAATTATTATGCAGCCGGAGACTTTAAAACTAATCGAAGAGGGCGACATGTCCAAAGGAGACGTATTAGGTGTGGCCCGGGTAGCCGGAATTATGGCTGCCAAGGAAACAGGACGCCTTATCCCCATGGCACATCCCATTATGGTTACCGGTTCAGGGATTGATTTTCGCTACAGGTACCCGGATACAATTGAAATAGAGGCAAGGGTACGTACCACCGGCAAAACCGGTGTGGAAATGGAAGCTCTAACCGCCGTTAGTGTAGCGGCGTTGACCATATATGATATGTGTAAGGCCGTTGACAAGGGTATGACCATTCAAAACGTTCGCTTGATACTAAAAACCGGCGGCAAAAGTGGAAAATTTGAACGTGAGGGAGAAATAGCATGGGAATAA
- a CDS encoding H-type small acid-soluble spore protein, whose amino-acid sequence MNFERAQEIFNSPENIRVLHNGSPVWIERLNADNNTALVRMETSPGQKMSLPVSELTEG is encoded by the coding sequence ATGAATTTCGAGAGAGCACAGGAAATTTTCAATTCACCCGAAAACATCAGGGTATTACATAATGGCTCACCGGTATGGATTGAAAGGCTTAATGCTGATAATAACACTGCACTTGTCAGAATGGAAACTTCCCCCGGACAAAAAATGAGCCTACCGGTAAGTGAACTTACTGAAGGATAG
- a CDS encoding FMN-binding glutamate synthase family protein, giving the protein MPKKKNKTLKNIGLGLLTATGVTLAGRGAIKFFTRNIIKRIMTEPYDHNLWEVFSAGARTTPQVIVETSLRAETKKPLLRPLGIPKKLPDFDSIMFNIAQLENFPTPEDVQIDTSVTLGKKAARPLCIDIPIIIGGMAWGLALSEKAKIALAKGASMAGTATNTGYGPFLPKERAAAKYLIIQYNRGKWAKEPEVLKQADMIEIQLGQSARAGLGEVIESQGMDRRLIKALHIKPGQKATMHATFPELTHPEELGKIVKNLRKLTGGIPIGIKMGAGNSLEKDLSLAIKAGIDVITLCGSEGGSSAAIPIIQNNFGLPTIYALSRAAKFLEQQGVKDKVSLIISGGLSKPGDYLKALALGADAVAIGTIALFAMSHTQVLKALPFEPPIELVFYNGKYQKELNVKKGAQSLANYLKSTNEEIKEAIRALGKTGLNQVGKEDLFALDQHTADVTGLQIGY; this is encoded by the coding sequence ATGCCTAAAAAGAAAAACAAGACCTTGAAAAACATAGGTTTAGGACTTTTGACAGCTACCGGCGTAACTCTGGCCGGGCGGGGAGCAATAAAATTTTTTACAAGAAATATTATTAAAAGAATTATGACTGAACCTTATGATCACAACCTTTGGGAAGTATTTTCCGCCGGTGCCCGTACCACTCCCCAGGTAATAGTGGAAACAAGTTTACGGGCTGAAACCAAGAAACCTCTTCTGCGCCCCCTTGGTATACCAAAGAAATTACCCGATTTCGACAGTATCATGTTTAATATTGCCCAACTGGAGAATTTCCCCACCCCGGAAGATGTTCAGATAGATACATCAGTAACATTGGGAAAAAAGGCGGCCCGCCCCCTGTGCATTGACATACCTATAATAATAGGCGGTATGGCATGGGGACTGGCTTTAAGTGAAAAAGCTAAAATTGCCCTGGCTAAGGGTGCATCAATGGCCGGAACAGCTACCAATACCGGTTATGGTCCGTTTCTGCCGAAGGAAAGAGCTGCCGCCAAATACCTGATCATACAATATAACCGCGGTAAATGGGCTAAAGAACCTGAGGTATTAAAACAAGCGGATATGATTGAGATCCAACTCGGGCAGTCAGCCAGGGCCGGGCTGGGGGAAGTAATTGAGTCCCAAGGTATGGATAGACGATTAATAAAGGCTCTACATATTAAGCCGGGGCAAAAAGCTACAATGCATGCCACCTTTCCTGAACTCACTCATCCGGAAGAGTTAGGTAAAATCGTAAAGAACTTAAGAAAATTAACCGGTGGCATACCAATCGGTATAAAAATGGGTGCAGGTAATTCCCTGGAGAAAGATTTATCTCTGGCCATCAAGGCGGGCATAGATGTGATTACCCTTTGCGGCTCAGAAGGCGGCTCATCAGCTGCTATACCGATTATACAAAACAACTTTGGTTTACCCACCATATATGCCTTAAGCCGTGCTGCAAAATTCTTAGAACAGCAGGGAGTAAAGGACAAAGTCAGTCTGATTATCAGCGGAGGGCTTTCTAAACCGGGTGATTACTTGAAAGCACTGGCTTTAGGTGCAGATGCTGTAGCTATCGGTACAATAGCTTTATTTGCCATGTCCCACACTCAGGTTCTTAAAGCCCTCCCTTTTGAACCACCTATTGAGCTAGTATTTTACAACGGGAAATATCAAAAAGAGCTGAATGTGAAGAAAGGTGCCCAAAGTTTAGCAAACTACTTGAAATCTACCAACGAGGAAATAAAAGAGGCAATTCGAGCACTGGGGAAAACCGGGCTTAACCAGGTAGGTAAAGAAGATCTATTTGCACTGGATCAACACACAGCAGATGTAACCGGCCTGCAGATTGGCTATTAA
- a CDS encoding spore germination protein — MAFINNLKRLKRRRKDRNRDGDGQKTSADSSQNLYLDTDIESNLKYLKEIFQGCSDVVFREFLFAQKEQIKLVLIYIDGMTSKSQVSDQIMRALALEVPMAADKDLITKTNALHFIKMRGLCVHQVNETQKVEDVVDAVLSGDTVLLVDGHATALINGSRGWESRSIEESPTEGVVRGPRESFVETIRTNTSLIRRKIKSPSLKIEMLKLGEVTKTDIALVYIKGIVNEGLVKEVKKRISGIKIDGVLESGYIEELIADSPYSPFPTVSHTERPDRVAAYLLEGRVAILVDGTPIVLLVPSFFVETIQTPDDYYERSPIVAPVRLLRLFALVIVLTLPSLYIAIVSYHQEMLPTPLLLSIAAQREAVPFPVFVETLLMEVAFEIIREAGIRLPRSVGQAVSIVAALIVGEAAVRAGMVAASTVIVVALTAMTSFTVYYYASMSLRLLRFPMMGLAASLGLFGLIVGIIVIVVHLASLRSFGVPYLAPFAPVIPGDLKDTLVRVPWWSMRRRPLFAGQNNPQREVSEMKPKPPQPRKR; from the coding sequence GTGGCATTTATAAATAATCTAAAACGCTTAAAACGGAGAAGAAAAGATCGAAACAGGGACGGAGACGGTCAAAAAACCTCTGCTGATTCTTCCCAAAATTTATATTTAGATACTGACATAGAAAGCAATCTCAAGTACCTGAAAGAAATTTTTCAGGGTTGTAGTGATGTCGTTTTTAGAGAATTTCTTTTTGCCCAGAAGGAGCAGATAAAATTAGTTCTTATCTATATAGACGGAATGACGAGTAAATCTCAGGTCAGTGATCAGATCATGCGGGCCCTGGCACTGGAAGTGCCCATGGCAGCAGACAAGGATTTAATTACAAAAACAAATGCCCTGCATTTTATTAAAATGAGGGGTCTATGCGTTCACCAGGTGAATGAAACCCAAAAGGTGGAGGATGTTGTTGACGCTGTTTTATCTGGGGATACCGTTTTGCTGGTGGACGGACATGCCACTGCCCTGATTAACGGAAGCAGAGGTTGGGAGTCACGTTCTATTGAAGAGTCCCCCACTGAGGGTGTAGTACGGGGTCCCCGGGAGTCTTTTGTAGAGACCATACGTACGAACACTTCCTTGATTCGGCGAAAGATAAAGAGTCCGAGTTTAAAAATAGAGATGCTGAAACTTGGTGAAGTTACCAAAACTGATATAGCCCTGGTCTATATAAAAGGCATTGTCAATGAGGGTCTGGTTAAGGAAGTAAAAAAACGAATTTCCGGAATCAAAATCGATGGGGTGCTGGAATCAGGTTATATAGAGGAGTTAATTGCGGACAGCCCTTATAGTCCTTTTCCAACGGTTAGTCATACCGAGCGGCCGGACAGGGTGGCTGCCTATTTACTGGAGGGGCGCGTGGCTATTTTGGTGGACGGAACCCCTATTGTACTATTGGTACCTTCTTTCTTTGTGGAAACTATCCAAACACCGGATGACTATTATGAGAGGTCCCCTATTGTAGCACCGGTGCGGTTACTGCGTTTGTTTGCATTGGTTATAGTCCTGACCTTGCCATCTTTGTATATCGCTATTGTCTCCTATCACCAGGAAATGCTGCCTACGCCCCTGCTTTTGAGTATAGCGGCTCAGCGGGAAGCAGTACCCTTTCCGGTTTTTGTGGAAACCCTGCTTATGGAAGTTGCCTTTGAGATAATCCGGGAGGCCGGTATTCGCCTGCCCCGGTCCGTGGGACAGGCAGTCAGCATCGTAGCGGCATTGATTGTTGGTGAGGCAGCAGTACGGGCGGGTATGGTGGCCGCATCTACTGTAATTGTCGTGGCTCTAACGGCCATGACCTCTTTTACCGTATATTATTATGCCAGTATGTCCTTGCGCCTGTTGAGGTTTCCCATGATGGGTCTGGCCGCATCTCTGGGGCTGTTCGGCCTGATTGTAGGGATAATAGTTATTGTGGTGCACCTGGCGAGTTTACGTTCGTTCGGAGTTCCATACCTGGCTCCGTTTGCCCCTGTTATTCCGGGAGATTTAAAGGACACACTGGTGCGGGTCCCCTGGTGGTCCATGCGCAGGCGTCCGCTTTTTGCAGGACAAAATAACCCGCAGCGGGAAGTGTCCGAGATGAAGCCAAAACCCCCTCAGCCGAGAAAACGATAA
- a CDS encoding GerMN domain-containing protein, translating to MKWKRSMLVLVCLALVIPVLLLAGCGKEETKKTPEKNLPEISAEPRENKVKVTLYFADDQAQYLIPEDREVVKGNETIEEVVVNELIKGPSDPKHGRTIPEGTKLDSINIAGEVAYVSFSKELKTNHWGGSAGELMTVYSIVNSLTALEGIKEVQILIEGKKLETLGNMDLSIPLKPSLELLPGGEE from the coding sequence ATGAAATGGAAAAGAAGTATGCTTGTCTTGGTCTGCCTGGCACTGGTAATTCCGGTTCTTTTACTGGCCGGCTGCGGAAAAGAAGAAACAAAAAAGACACCGGAGAAAAATCTGCCGGAGATTAGTGCAGAACCTAGAGAAAACAAGGTAAAGGTTACCTTGTATTTTGCAGATGATCAGGCACAGTATTTAATCCCCGAAGACCGGGAAGTAGTTAAAGGTAATGAAACTATTGAGGAAGTAGTGGTCAACGAATTAATCAAAGGACCTTCAGATCCTAAACACGGGCGGACTATTCCCGAGGGCACCAAACTGGATTCAATAAATATTGCCGGTGAAGTGGCCTATGTAAGTTTTTCTAAAGAGTTAAAGACAAATCACTGGGGCGGGAGTGCCGGTGAACTTATGACGGTATACTCCATTGTGAACTCCTTAACTGCTTTGGAAGGTATTAAGGAAGTGCAGATTTTAATTGAGGGTAAGAAGCTTGAAACACTGGGCAACATGGATTTAAGTATTCCCTTAAAACCCAGTTTAGAGCTTCTCCCCGGCGGGGAAGAATAG
- a CDS encoding MOSC domain-containing protein, which yields MGIIKAVCTSPEKGMRKKNIGRGELLVGHGLKDDAHAGPWHRQVSLLAMESIQKMVDKGLNVGPGDFAENITTEGMDLLSIPVGTKIKLGEEAVGEVTQIGKKCHTRCAIYEQAGDCVFPREGIFIQILKGGKVKVGDSIEVIPNV from the coding sequence ATGGGAATAATTAAAGCTGTATGTACAAGCCCGGAAAAGGGGATGCGTAAAAAAAATATCGGCCGGGGTGAACTGCTTGTGGGGCACGGGCTGAAAGATGATGCCCATGCCGGGCCATGGCACCGTCAGGTTAGTCTTTTAGCCATGGAAAGTATTCAAAAAATGGTGGATAAGGGACTGAATGTCGGTCCCGGGGACTTTGCTGAAAATATTACCACAGAGGGAATGGATTTATTGTCTATTCCGGTAGGTACCAAAATCAAGTTAGGGGAAGAAGCCGTTGGTGAAGTTACCCAGATTGGTAAGAAATGTCATACGCGCTGTGCTATTTACGAACAAGCCGGGGATTGTGTTTTTCCCCGGGAAGGAATATTTATTCAGATATTAAAGGGGGGTAAAGTTAAAGTGGGAGATAGCATAGAGGTGATTCCTAATGTTTAA
- the mog gene encoding molybdopterin adenylyltransferase → MFKVGIVTVSDKGSKGDREDLSGQAIREVITTGLAAEVTHYAIIPDEIDQIKETLIEYADVIGVDLILTTGGTGFAPRDWTPEATREVVERLVPGIPEVMRAVSLTKTNRAMLSRAAAGIRGKTLIINLPGSPKAVRECLEAVVPALQHGLEILKGEAGECAR, encoded by the coding sequence ATGTTTAAGGTTGGGATTGTAACTGTCAGTGACAAAGGCTCTAAAGGAGATCGTGAGGATTTAAGCGGTCAGGCCATTCGAGAAGTTATAACAACCGGGTTGGCAGCGGAAGTCACTCACTATGCAATTATCCCGGATGAGATAGATCAAATAAAAGAAACTTTGATTGAGTATGCGGATGTTATAGGAGTGGATTTAATTTTAACCACCGGTGGAACCGGATTTGCTCCCAGGGATTGGACCCCTGAGGCTACTCGTGAAGTAGTAGAACGCTTGGTGCCCGGTATTCCCGAGGTGATGCGGGCGGTAAGTTTAACCAAAACTAACCGGGCTATGCTTAGCCGGGCTGCAGCAGGTATTCGTGGAAAAACTTTAATTATAAATCTGCCGGGCAGCCCGAAGGCGGTACGGGAATGTTTGGAAGCGGTGGTACCTGCCCTGCAGCACGGCCTGGAAATATTGAAAGGTGAAGCCGGTGAGTGTGCCCGGTGA
- a CDS encoding Ger(x)C family spore germination protein — protein MLIVTITLSLTGCWDRQEINNLAIVLAAGIDQAPGDKIRLTLQIARPKAFGGGGEQAGGAPQENNVWVISQTGKTVLEAQRYLEAKISRSIYWGHTVILVFGENIAKEGVRKATNFFTRVPSPRITIWTLVTKGTAETLLNSHSQLENTSAQSAGAIIRAGVGIPVMLKELSITLATNGVNPVLPRVELTTSGTPQGPGMKESIPAAGNNQQEVNPVHAEITVTGTGVFKDEKLVGWLDIPETRGLLWLKNQMKEGVITVPSIKEQNDVISINLTRGNTKIEPFYDGQNILFNIKIKMEGELWEQQSSEDLNNPKVIKAIENKVARAIENRTRSVLEKAQLEYGVDIFGFGEEFHRKYKKEWAAFEDRWDEEFAAADFNISVEAHIRHTGLNIGRLSKK, from the coding sequence CTGCTCATAGTAACTATTACTCTCTCTTTGACAGGATGTTGGGATCGGCAGGAAATTAATAACCTGGCCATAGTCCTGGCAGCGGGGATCGATCAGGCTCCTGGCGACAAAATTAGACTCACCCTGCAAATCGCCAGGCCTAAGGCCTTTGGGGGTGGTGGGGAACAGGCGGGGGGGGCGCCTCAAGAAAATAACGTATGGGTTATATCTCAAACAGGGAAAACAGTTCTTGAGGCACAAAGGTACCTGGAAGCAAAGATATCTCGCAGCATTTACTGGGGACATACTGTTATCCTGGTTTTTGGTGAGAATATAGCTAAAGAGGGTGTTCGCAAGGCTACAAACTTTTTTACTCGCGTTCCCAGTCCACGAATAACTATTTGGACCCTGGTGACCAAAGGAACAGCGGAGACTCTTCTGAACAGTCACTCTCAGTTGGAGAACACATCAGCTCAGTCTGCCGGGGCTATAATTAGAGCAGGAGTGGGCATACCGGTTATGCTAAAGGAATTGAGTATAACACTCGCCACTAATGGTGTTAATCCTGTTCTCCCCCGTGTAGAGTTAACAACTTCAGGCACCCCGCAGGGTCCGGGTATGAAAGAGAGTATCCCCGCTGCCGGGAATAACCAGCAAGAGGTGAATCCGGTACACGCTGAAATTACTGTCACCGGTACAGGAGTATTTAAAGATGAAAAACTGGTGGGTTGGCTGGATATCCCGGAAACAAGAGGATTACTCTGGCTTAAGAATCAAATGAAAGAGGGTGTAATTACAGTTCCCTCCATAAAAGAGCAGAACGATGTGATATCCATAAACCTAACTCGGGGTAACACAAAGATTGAACCTTTTTACGATGGGCAAAATATACTATTTAACATTAAAATAAAGATGGAGGGTGAACTGTGGGAGCAGCAATCATCGGAGGATTTGAATAATCCTAAAGTCATAAAAGCTATTGAAAATAAAGTAGCCCGGGCTATTGAAAACAGGACCAGGTCTGTCCTGGAAAAGGCTCAGCTTGAATACGGAGTGGATATTTTTGGCTTTGGGGAGGAATTCCATCGAAAATATAAAAAGGAATGGGCTGCATTTGAGGATCGCTGGGATGAAGAATTTGCGGCTGCCGACTTCAATATTTCTGTGGAAGCCCATATCAGGCACACAGGGCTTAATATCGGAAGGCTTTCCAAGAAATAA
- a CDS encoding GerAB/ArcD/ProY family transporter, whose translation MPEKGKIDGRQAVYLNITMILATAILVIPAITAQHAKQDAWLSSLLAVTLVLPIAWLTVKLSSFFPGKTLIEIFEEILGRWPGKFLGLVYLFWLVHICSYMFREYGDFLEGIFFPQTPLIVFLIITAVIACYTIKQGLEVLARVNQLFLPLVISSLILIVLLATPEMNFNRLLPLLEAEPVNLLKGSLVPLAWFGEITTFAMIIPFLNKPGEAHRIAFISILVVGLIFTFVVMSGVAAFGPGVADMTYPILNVTRVINIANFLERLEPLTIIVWVTGGFVKITFFYYVIVLGFAQWLKLSDYRPLAMPVGVILVSLSIIIGDNLVEIVHFLSSVWPFYSIFTFGAGILLFLLIIAILLKRGGKGYS comes from the coding sequence TTGCCGGAAAAGGGTAAAATTGACGGCAGGCAGGCCGTATATCTGAATATAACCATGATTTTGGCCACAGCAATCCTGGTTATCCCCGCCATAACCGCCCAGCACGCCAAACAGGACGCCTGGCTGTCTTCCCTGCTGGCCGTAACGCTGGTGCTGCCCATAGCCTGGCTGACTGTAAAACTGAGTTCTTTCTTCCCGGGGAAAACTTTAATTGAAATCTTTGAGGAAATCCTGGGCCGGTGGCCGGGAAAGTTCTTGGGCCTTGTGTACTTATTTTGGTTAGTTCATATATGTTCCTATATGTTCAGGGAATACGGGGACTTTTTGGAGGGCATTTTTTTCCCGCAAACACCCCTTATTGTTTTTCTCATTATTACTGCGGTGATTGCATGCTATACCATCAAACAGGGGCTGGAAGTCTTGGCCCGGGTAAATCAGCTCTTTTTACCACTGGTTATATCTTCGCTTATCTTGATAGTGCTGTTAGCTACACCGGAAATGAATTTTAACAGGTTGCTGCCGCTTTTAGAAGCTGAGCCGGTTAACCTCTTAAAAGGCTCCCTGGTACCTTTAGCCTGGTTCGGTGAAATTACCACCTTTGCCATGATTATACCTTTCCTGAACAAGCCCGGAGAAGCCCATCGTATTGCCTTTATCTCCATTCTGGTAGTCGGCTTGATTTTTACATTCGTAGTGATGTCCGGTGTGGCTGCTTTCGGACCCGGTGTGGCAGATATGACTTACCCTATTCTTAATGTAACCAGGGTAATTAATATAGCCAATTTTCTGGAGCGATTAGAACCTTTAACAATAATTGTTTGGGTTACCGGGGGCTTTGTAAAAATCACCTTTTTTTATTACGTAATAGTGTTAGGCTTCGCCCAGTGGCTTAAACTTAGTGATTACCGCCCTCTGGCAATGCCTGTAGGGGTTATTCTGGTGAGCCTTTCGATAATAATAGGAGACAACCTGGTAGAGATAGTTCATTTTTTATCCAGTGTTTGGCCGTTTTACTCGATTTTTACCTTTGGGGCAGGGATTTTGTTGTTCCTTTTAATTATTGCTATATTATTGAAACGGGGAGGTAAAGGCTATAGTTAG
- the mobB gene encoding molybdopterin-guanine dinucleotide biosynthesis protein B, producing the protein MSTKRPPVIAVWGTSNTGKTTFLQKLIAEMKNRGFRVGTIKHTHHEVEIDQPGKDTWLHARAGAEAVVLASPGKLTLLKSVSGDPALEQAVELHKDMDLILVEGYKKAKIPKIAILRRGIAEKPISWTEDLIAVVSDFNFAAAVPVYGPDNAGGVADLIEEKYLK; encoded by the coding sequence GTGAGCACTAAAAGACCTCCGGTAATAGCGGTTTGGGGGACTTCTAATACCGGAAAGACTACTTTTTTACAGAAGTTAATTGCTGAAATGAAAAACCGCGGTTTTCGTGTGGGTACAATCAAGCATACTCATCATGAGGTTGAAATCGATCAGCCGGGAAAGGATACCTGGCTGCATGCCAGGGCCGGGGCTGAAGCTGTGGTTTTAGCTTCACCGGGAAAGTTAACTTTACTCAAAAGTGTGTCCGGTGATCCTGCTCTGGAGCAAGCTGTTGAACTACATAAGGATATGGACTTAATTTTGGTGGAGGGCTACAAAAAAGCTAAAATACCCAAGATTGCGATTTTAAGAAGGGGAATCGCGGAAAAGCCAATCTCCTGGACCGAGGATTTAATTGCAGTGGTCAGTGATTTTAATTTTGCTGCTGCTGTGCCGGTTTACGGACCGGACAATGCCGGTGGTGTTGCCGATCTGATAGAAGAAAAATATTTAAAATAA